A single Natrinema pellirubrum DSM 15624 DNA region contains:
- a CDS encoding surface glycoprotein, with protein sequence MSTTREKVRATVFAALMVMSVVAMSTAVAGSAAALDTGPDISVDNTDLNGINTTNDDTTYTIDVAINDDITSAEVDGIRVDLDDSGAFGADQPNASSVTASDVSLSNTTVDVDSVDSTSTNGVATGEDSTLEIALNGTESYSSGDVALLQRRIAPVSALFSADFREACGELDAVLRYEVETADHTAV encoded by the coding sequence ATGAGTACGACACGCGAAAAGGTTCGCGCGACGGTTTTCGCGGCGCTGATGGTCATGTCGGTTGTGGCCATGTCCACGGCGGTTGCGGGTTCGGCGGCAGCACTGGACACTGGCCCAGATATTTCCGTTGACAACACCGATCTCAACGGAATCAATACGACGAATGACGACACGACGTACACGATCGATGTCGCGATAAACGACGACATCACCTCTGCGGAGGTTGACGGGATCCGAGTTGACCTCGATGACTCGGGGGCATTTGGTGCCGACCAACCAAATGCCAGTAGCGTGACCGCGAGTGACGTTTCCCTGTCAAACACCACCGTTGATGTTGATTCTGTCGACTCAACCTCGACTAACGGGGTTGCAACGGGAGAGGATAGTACCCTCGAGATTGCCCTCAACGGGACGGAATCCTACAGTAGCGGTGATGTTGCTCTGTTGCAGCGTCGAATAGCACCAGTTTCAGCCTTGTTCTCGGCTGATTTCCGTGAGGCTTGTGGGGAATTGGACGCCGTCTTGCGATATGAGGTCGAAACGGCCGATCATACGGCAGTGTAA
- a CDS encoding IS5-like element ISNpe14 family transposase, with the protein MRSKRPIIRQCKNLAKQHVDNPDEPAAPDGASGFAEWTQIAFILLHAELDKDFRETEAWFNDSRAIREELNIDKSPDHTTLCRWEQQVDMRELRSLLRRSAEQAGWSGTAAIDASGFQRDQTSYHYRNRAGFSFHKLKTTILVDTESLAIKDVHFTTKRKWDGHIGLQVYRRNAEDLQEFLADANYSWSDLREECRAGATRPLIKHREHNALKKAHNARMDEDLYHQRTLSETAFSLLKDDGEKLRSRSWHGQFRELTRKCIVHNLSQAAS; encoded by the coding sequence ATGAGGTCGAAACGGCCGATCATACGGCAGTGTAAGAATCTTGCCAAACAGCACGTGGATAACCCTGACGAACCCGCTGCGCCGGACGGCGCCAGCGGGTTCGCCGAGTGGACTCAGATCGCGTTTATCCTCTTGCATGCGGAACTCGACAAAGATTTCCGAGAGACTGAAGCATGGTTCAATGACTCCAGAGCCATCCGTGAAGAGCTTAACATCGACAAATCGCCGGATCACACCACGCTCTGTCGATGGGAGCAACAGGTCGACATGCGTGAACTCCGCAGCCTGCTCCGCCGCAGTGCGGAGCAGGCTGGCTGGTCGGGAACAGCAGCAATCGACGCCAGTGGCTTCCAGCGAGATCAAACCAGCTATCATTACCGGAATCGTGCTGGCTTCTCGTTTCACAAGCTGAAGACAACGATTTTGGTCGATACAGAGTCACTGGCGATCAAAGACGTTCATTTCACGACGAAGCGCAAGTGGGACGGACACATCGGCTTGCAGGTCTATCGGCGCAACGCCGAAGACCTGCAAGAGTTCCTTGCAGATGCGAACTATTCGTGGTCAGATCTCAGAGAGGAGTGTCGCGCTGGCGCGACACGACCGCTAATCAAACACAGGGAGCACAATGCGCTGAAGAAAGCGCATAACGCTCGGATGGACGAAGATCTGTACCATCAGCGGACACTGAGTGAGACTGCGTTCTCACTGCTGAAGGATGACGGTGAGAAGTTACGCTCTCGGAGCTGGCACGGCCAGTTCCGAGAGCTCACGCGCAAGTGTATCGTGCATAACCTATCGCAGGCGGCGAGTTAG
- a CDS encoding S8 family serine peptidase gives MKLTAKWVFCILIATAFVATSITIGVLFVSGSVAAETPNATTNETIVHPEVADTGTGETQEVLVHFESDTNTTTVQSAAEPASLLKQNAAAAQNPFLEQARRTAGITVKRTFWITNSALVTVDTTETSVEAVAAMEGVTKITPNFQVQTLDSATKPNAGPTRTAVETPVAADSPSGQTNEPASTPTATYGLEQIDAPNVWTDFDTRGDGVRVAVLDTGVDTSHPDIDLAEENGWADFDLSGNRRFTEPNDYDPDGHGTHVTGTIAGGNASGHSIGVAPDAKIMHGAVATENCETGCQVKFAQMLAGLEWAIQNDADVLSMSLGGSGYRQEFIEPIRTAQSEGIVVVAASGNQGPGTSTSPGNSYDAIAVGATDRYESVTSFSSGETIDTERAWGEDAPDDWPDEYVVPDVVAPGASVTSAEPGGEYGQMSGTSMATPHVAGVVALLQSSTDDRLSPAEINNALTETSRTPSGTSEQQDTRYGHGIVDAHSVVVSVREPLNIETNVKEVEVKTTETNITIFVTGSDGNAPSGQDGATNLVNATVAISGPNVDNETTIDSGAATFSVRPDQKGTITAEVTAYNRSNGTHHKVGPKTVEVTVNDDNTSADDYMIDGKYTNQSIFAAMADWRNDDLDTTVVFNIIERWRTGS, from the coding sequence ATGAAACTCACGGCAAAATGGGTCTTCTGTATTCTGATAGCAACCGCGTTCGTTGCAACATCGATTACGATCGGTGTTCTGTTTGTGAGTGGATCAGTTGCCGCCGAAACACCGAACGCGACTACGAACGAGACTATCGTTCATCCCGAAGTTGCCGACACTGGTACCGGCGAGACTCAAGAAGTGCTCGTCCACTTCGAATCAGATACCAATACGACAACCGTTCAGTCAGCGGCAGAGCCGGCATCGCTCCTCAAGCAGAATGCCGCCGCGGCCCAGAATCCGTTTCTCGAACAGGCTCGGCGGACCGCCGGCATTACGGTGAAGCGGACCTTCTGGATTACGAACAGTGCACTCGTTACCGTCGACACTACCGAAACGTCTGTCGAAGCGGTTGCGGCGATGGAGGGCGTTACCAAGATCACGCCGAACTTTCAGGTGCAGACGCTTGACTCGGCAACGAAACCGAACGCGGGTCCAACCCGAACCGCGGTCGAAACACCGGTAGCGGCTGATTCACCGAGCGGCCAGACAAACGAACCAGCATCTACTCCGACTGCGACATACGGACTCGAACAGATCGACGCACCGAACGTGTGGACCGACTTCGATACGCGTGGTGACGGCGTTCGAGTTGCGGTTTTGGATACCGGTGTTGATACCTCCCACCCCGACATCGATCTAGCCGAGGAGAACGGCTGGGCAGATTTCGATTTGAGTGGCAATCGACGGTTTACGGAACCAAACGATTACGACCCAGACGGTCACGGTACCCACGTCACCGGGACGATCGCCGGCGGTAACGCTAGTGGACACTCTATCGGAGTCGCGCCTGATGCGAAGATCATGCATGGAGCGGTCGCAACGGAGAACTGCGAGACAGGGTGCCAAGTGAAATTTGCGCAAATGCTGGCCGGCCTAGAGTGGGCCATTCAGAACGATGCAGATGTCCTGAGTATGAGCCTTGGCGGATCCGGCTACAGGCAGGAGTTTATTGAGCCGATACGTACCGCACAGTCTGAGGGGATAGTGGTCGTCGCGGCGTCCGGGAATCAGGGGCCCGGGACAAGTACATCGCCGGGAAACAGCTACGATGCCATCGCTGTGGGAGCGACTGATCGATATGAGTCCGTTACGTCCTTTTCGTCGGGCGAAACGATCGACACCGAACGAGCGTGGGGAGAGGATGCGCCGGACGACTGGCCGGACGAGTATGTCGTCCCGGATGTTGTCGCACCAGGTGCTTCCGTTACGAGTGCCGAACCCGGTGGGGAATACGGACAGATGTCCGGGACGTCGATGGCGACGCCTCATGTCGCCGGCGTTGTAGCACTGCTGCAGTCGTCGACTGACGACCGTCTGTCTCCAGCCGAGATTAACAATGCCTTGACCGAAACCAGTCGAACGCCATCCGGCACATCCGAGCAACAGGACACCCGGTATGGACACGGAATCGTGGATGCACACTCTGTAGTCGTAAGCGTTAGAGAGCCACTCAATATTGAGACTAACGTCAAAGAGGTTGAGGTAAAAACGACTGAAACGAATATCACTATCTTCGTCACCGGTAGCGATGGAAACGCACCGAGCGGACAGGACGGTGCAACTAATCTCGTCAATGCGACGGTCGCTATCTCTGGACCGAACGTTGACAACGAAACCACGATCGACAGTGGTGCCGCGACCTTCTCAGTCCGTCCCGATCAGAAAGGAACGATCACGGCCGAGGTAACTGCTTACAACCGAAGTAACGGAACCCACCATAAAGTCGGTCCAAAAACCGTCGAAGTAACCGTCAATGACGACAATACGAGCGCCGATGACTACATGATTGACGGCAAATACACCAACCAGAGCATCTTTGCCGCTATGGCCGACTGGCGTAACGACGACCTCGATACAACTGTCGTGTTCAACATCATCGAACGCTGGCGGACCGGCAGCTAA
- a CDS encoding IS630-like element ISNpe13 family transposase, with protein MTGREKKIVRHLSEEDLDRLLGEADDQKEFERLVFIKRLYKGATLKEAADDVGKSEGTATNWVNRWNEGGLGKLTPNFGGGRPPKLDEDQQDELIDRLREGQPWKKQEIQHLLDEEFDVEYHPHYLPTFLHNLGLSYAIPRTKRPDRPDNAEEILDERVEYAFDEDAHDQPHNKRESDDDDDEEKWRTDEDICTDGGTVVGFFDVSHPQPWDNSQRLYTVDEPHITRPLVKIDTPAAGFYALNGESVLSFPPNQEKEQICGCFEEIREQNPGKRILLVLDNFSSHVCKHTRKRAHELGIDLVFLPVGSPDLNPIEPVWKSLKWESSPLIVNGEDEYRRLLDELFDQLTEKLSFAASWIDNHLSGFLNKIC; from the coding sequence GTGACTGGTCGAGAGAAGAAAATCGTGCGACACCTGAGTGAAGAAGATCTGGATCGTCTTCTCGGCGAGGCAGACGATCAGAAGGAATTCGAACGCCTCGTGTTCATCAAACGGCTGTACAAGGGTGCCACGCTGAAGGAAGCCGCCGACGACGTCGGGAAATCTGAGGGCACCGCCACGAACTGGGTTAACCGCTGGAACGAAGGAGGTCTCGGCAAACTCACTCCGAACTTCGGGGGCGGTCGGCCCCCGAAGCTCGACGAAGACCAACAAGACGAACTCATCGATCGACTACGTGAGGGACAACCGTGGAAAAAACAGGAGATTCAGCACCTTCTCGACGAGGAGTTCGACGTCGAATATCATCCACACTACCTCCCAACGTTCCTACACAATCTCGGCCTTTCCTACGCCATTCCTCGGACAAAACGGCCTGATCGACCCGACAACGCCGAAGAGATCCTCGACGAACGCGTTGAGTACGCGTTCGACGAGGATGCTCACGACCAGCCACATAATAAGCGCGAGAGTGACGACGATGACGACGAAGAGAAGTGGCGTACCGATGAGGATATCTGCACTGATGGCGGGACTGTGGTGGGATTTTTCGATGTCTCGCATCCACAACCATGGGACAACTCTCAGCGACTGTATACGGTCGATGAACCACATATCACTCGGCCGCTGGTGAAAATCGATACACCAGCGGCCGGGTTCTATGCGCTCAACGGAGAGAGCGTGCTGTCGTTCCCACCGAACCAGGAGAAAGAACAAATCTGTGGGTGTTTCGAGGAGATCCGCGAGCAGAATCCCGGCAAGCGGATTCTGCTCGTGTTGGATAACTTTTCGTCACACGTCTGCAAGCACACGCGCAAGCGTGCTCATGAACTCGGGATTGATCTGGTGTTCCTTCCGGTTGGTTCCCCGGACCTCAACCCAATCGAACCTGTCTGGAAGAGTCTCAAGTGGGAGTCTTCGCCGTTGATTGTTAACGGCGAAGACGAGTACCGGAGACTCCTTGACGAACTGTTCGACCAACTGACCGAGAAACTGAGTTTCGCTGCATCGTGGATTGACAATCACCTCAGTGGATTTCTCAATAAGATTTGCTAA
- the csg gene encoding HVO_2072 family ArtA-dependent S-layer glycoprotein, producing MTENTTMREKGRSLFLAALMVLSVVALTASFAAPAAAQSADTAERTLSSTEAQAGDVVEVTETIQLSESGTVDWSAEFSPAFQNVEYTSTDNADFPTFDNDKALASWGDVSEVTLVYEVTIPDDANVDDTYTISSSLSSPEETDVTGEDTITVVDGSDGGDGSDGGNEDNTGDGPRYENDLSVSPGDTVYQGEEDTEFSDEFTSDVLNGVENGGAEGEQLSFPIPQDQETGVYGDGNENTVTVTDPRVDDITINRLDDSGNEITDVDGSSITTEDADQMNVVADYNFDDAEYAELTITDESDTDITNQVLASGEDDTLKDGEPVRLDLSDEDAGTYTFTVEGGENLDFGSAADTTTVEMTTDDDLGLELATSDAVRGDNVKYTVTSGSDDDLHYVVIESSDFRDGVSPDNAERIFRNVADTEEVGAYDADNDVKNPADIEDADFAWAQVEMDGTTAVGQIETQYVDDSSIDVDVYNNDVAIDQIDDADSEDDVSLDVSEGDISIENPSDTYVVGSEIDVTGSATGADEVALFARDNSDWELITQNIDVDSDDTFEEEDFVLSSSDHGDGADILSLPGTYRFGVIDQSDADEVMNDDNTIGTSDFNQGSSASMSLRVAEGDLTAEFETINGEIAEDVDEDITFEGTARGQREVVVAFVDQRGNTVVDTVSVDSDDHTFDEEDFSLAGLSQGTVSAHVISDGRDDQYGDDDLPGTYTDIVTWVDELEDESLTGDQIRDRISSETVDESASDDRMVTDTFRYTDASTTVESVYPEGAAADGVNPVGIDDTIVAEGQTNLQPSDNTISVEILDEDGTSKEIASTDEWNTDGQWSLSVSTDNLDVGTYTLESDDSETTDRTDIEIVEERQDDDGDDGDDGTDGDDGEDDTDGDDGDDGTDGDDGDDGTDGDDGDDGTDGDDGDDGTDGDDGDDDGTPGFGVAVAMIALLGAALIALRRNDN from the coding sequence ATGACAGAAAACACAACCATGCGTGAAAAGGGACGTTCACTGTTCCTCGCAGCGCTTATGGTGCTTTCTGTAGTTGCGCTGACCGCCTCGTTTGCCGCTCCCGCAGCGGCTCAGAGCGCGGACACTGCAGAACGCACCCTCTCGAGTACCGAAGCCCAAGCAGGCGATGTAGTTGAGGTCACTGAAACGATCCAGCTGAGCGAGTCCGGAACGGTCGACTGGAGTGCTGAATTCAGTCCGGCCTTCCAGAACGTGGAATATACGAGCACTGATAACGCTGACTTCCCGACGTTCGACAACGATAAGGCACTTGCTTCGTGGGGCGACGTCTCCGAAGTGACGCTCGTCTACGAGGTCACGATCCCTGACGACGCGAACGTCGACGATACCTACACGATCAGTAGCTCGCTTTCCAGCCCCGAAGAAACCGATGTAACCGGCGAAGACACCATCACCGTCGTCGACGGCAGTGACGGTGGTGACGGCAGTGACGGTGGCAACGAAGACAACACCGGCGACGGACCTCGCTACGAAAACGATCTGTCCGTCTCCCCCGGTGACACCGTCTACCAGGGCGAGGAAGATACCGAATTCTCCGACGAGTTCACGTCGGACGTCCTGAACGGTGTCGAGAACGGCGGTGCCGAGGGTGAGCAACTCTCGTTCCCGATTCCGCAAGATCAGGAGACCGGTGTCTACGGTGATGGTAACGAAAACACCGTGACGGTCACCGACCCGCGCGTTGACGATATCACGATCAACCGTCTGGACGACAGCGGTAACGAGATCACTGACGTTGACGGCTCCAGCATCACGACCGAGGACGCCGATCAGATGAACGTCGTCGCGGACTACAACTTCGACGACGCCGAATACGCCGAACTCACCATCACGGACGAGAGCGACACCGACATCACGAACCAGGTCCTCGCGTCTGGTGAGGATGACACGCTCAAAGACGGTGAACCCGTCCGACTCGACCTCTCCGACGAGGACGCTGGCACCTACACCTTCACCGTCGAAGGTGGCGAGAACCTCGACTTCGGTTCCGCGGCTGACACCACGACGGTCGAGATGACGACCGACGACGACCTCGGCCTCGAACTCGCGACGAGCGACGCCGTGCGCGGCGATAACGTCAAGTACACGGTCACCAGCGGGAGCGACGATGACCTGCACTACGTGGTCATCGAGAGCTCCGACTTCCGTGACGGTGTCTCCCCGGACAACGCCGAACGCATCTTCCGCAACGTCGCAGACACGGAAGAGGTCGGTGCGTACGACGCGGATAACGACGTCAAGAATCCGGCCGACATCGAGGATGCCGACTTCGCGTGGGCTCAGGTCGAGATGGACGGCACGACCGCCGTCGGTCAGATCGAGACCCAGTACGTCGACGACTCCTCGATCGATGTCGACGTCTACAACAACGATGTCGCCATCGATCAGATCGACGACGCTGACTCCGAGGACGACGTTTCCCTCGACGTCTCCGAGGGCGACATCTCGATCGAGAACCCCAGTGACACCTACGTCGTCGGCTCCGAAATCGACGTGACCGGGAGCGCGACCGGTGCCGACGAGGTCGCACTCTTCGCTCGCGACAACAGCGACTGGGAACTGATCACCCAGAACATCGACGTCGACTCCGACGACACCTTCGAAGAGGAGGACTTCGTCCTCTCCAGCAGTGACCACGGTGACGGTGCGGACATTCTGAGTCTGCCCGGCACGTACCGCTTCGGTGTCATCGACCAGTCCGATGCCGACGAAGTGATGAACGACGACAACACCATCGGGACCTCGGACTTCAACCAGGGATCCAGCGCCAGCATGTCGCTGCGCGTGGCCGAAGGTGACCTGACCGCCGAGTTCGAGACGATCAACGGCGAGATCGCCGAGGACGTCGACGAGGACATCACCTTCGAAGGCACTGCTCGCGGCCAGAGAGAAGTCGTCGTCGCGTTCGTCGACCAGCGCGGTAACACGGTCGTCGACACGGTCTCGGTCGATAGCGACGACCACACGTTCGACGAAGAGGACTTCTCTCTGGCGGGTCTCTCGCAGGGAACGGTCTCCGCACACGTCATCTCGGACGGTCGTGACGATCAGTACGGTGACGACGACCTTCCCGGCACGTACACCGACATCGTAACGTGGGTCGACGAGCTTGAAGACGAGAGCCTTACTGGCGACCAGATCCGTGACCGTATCTCCAGTGAGACGGTCGACGAGTCCGCCAGCGACGACCGCATGGTCACGGACACGTTCCGCTACACGGACGCTTCGACCACGGTCGAGTCCGTCTACCCCGAAGGGGCTGCAGCTGACGGCGTCAACCCCGTCGGCATTGACGACACGATCGTCGCCGAAGGCCAGACCAACCTCCAGCCGTCCGACAACACGATCTCGGTGGAGATTCTCGACGAGGACGGTACCTCGAAGGAAATCGCCAGCACGGATGAGTGGAACACTGACGGTCAGTGGTCGCTCTCCGTCAGCACCGACAACCTCGACGTCGGCACCTACACGCTCGAATCGGACGACAGTGAAACCACCGACCGTACCGACATCGAGATCGTCGAAGAACGACAGGATGACGACGGTGACGACGGCGACGACGGCACCGACGGTGACGACGGCGAAGACGACACCGACGGTGACGACGGCGACGACGGCACCGACGGTGACGATGGCGACGACGGCACCGACGGTGACGACGGCGACGACGGCACCGACGGTGACGATGGCGACGACGGCACCGACGGTGACGACGGTGACGACGACGGGACGCCCGGCTTCGGCGTCGCTGTCGCCATGATCGCGCTGCTCGGTGCTGCGCTGATCGCACTCCGCCGTAACGACAACTAA